In Collibacillus ludicampi, one genomic interval encodes:
- a CDS encoding Fic family protein has translation MMSFRNQYLQNLSYTGSTVKLIARIHEYKGKEALFQRQKPEVLEALRQVAIIQSTESSNRIEGITISTNRLERLLKERLAPENRSEAEIAGYREVLDTIHSSYEHIRLTPNVILQLHRDLMELATGAGGRWKLTDNDIREKLPNGQERIRFTPVPAWKTAEAVEELCRQYNIERDRGEVDDLILIAAFVLDFLCIHPFSDGNGRMARLLTLLLLYQAGYIIGRYISLEKVIEDTKEQYYETLEISSQGWHEGKHNIKPWLDYFLMMILNAYKRFEERAGIVTSDKRGWKQERVRTVVEHMIADFTVSDVEERCPGISRPTITKVLNEMGKEGVIECIERGRNARWRKV, from the coding sequence ATGATGTCTTTTCGTAATCAATACTTACAAAATCTATCCTATACCGGCTCAACCGTAAAACTGATCGCAAGAATCCACGAGTATAAGGGAAAGGAAGCCCTCTTCCAACGCCAAAAACCCGAAGTGTTGGAGGCATTGCGTCAAGTGGCGATCATACAGAGTACGGAATCCTCCAACCGAATCGAAGGAATCACCATCTCAACGAATCGTTTAGAGCGTTTGCTGAAGGAAAGACTTGCACCTGAAAACCGATCCGAAGCAGAAATTGCAGGATACCGTGAGGTTTTAGATACGATTCATTCCAGTTACGAACATATCCGTTTAACTCCCAACGTCATCCTGCAACTTCATCGGGATCTCATGGAATTGGCAACTGGAGCGGGAGGGAGATGGAAGTTAACTGATAATGACATTCGGGAAAAGTTACCGAATGGTCAGGAACGCATACGTTTCACGCCTGTACCTGCTTGGAAAACCGCCGAAGCTGTAGAAGAGCTTTGCAGGCAATACAACATCGAAAGGGATCGCGGGGAAGTTGATGATCTCATTTTGATCGCTGCATTCGTATTAGATTTTCTTTGTATCCATCCGTTCTCCGATGGTAACGGTCGGATGGCGAGACTTCTTACGTTATTACTGCTTTATCAGGCGGGGTATATTATAGGACGATATATAAGTTTGGAAAAAGTGATTGAAGACACAAAAGAACAGTATTACGAAACCCTGGAAATCTCTTCGCAAGGTTGGCATGAAGGAAAACACAACATAAAGCCATGGTTGGATTACTTCCTTATGATGATTTTAAACGCCTACAAACGATTTGAGGAACGAGCCGGTATAGTCACATCGGATAAACGCGGTTGGAAACAAGAAAGAGTCAGAACTGTTGTTGAGCATATGATTGCGGATTTCACGGTCTCCGATGTGGAAGAACGTTGTCCGGGAATAAGCAGACCGACGATCACAAAGGTTTTGAATGAAATGGGGAAAGAAGGGGTCATTGAGTGTATTGAACGGGGCAGAAATGCCCGGTGGAGAAAGGTTTAG